A stretch of the Mycobacteroides immunogenum genome encodes the following:
- a CDS encoding biotin--[acetyl-CoA-carboxylase] ligase produces the protein MTSDRLTLTDSPGAHWRRIDVVEETGSTNADLVARAAAGEDIDGVVLLAEHQSAGRGRHGRSWGAPAHTQLSMSVGIGVGDVPPDRWGLVPLLAGVAIVDAVAEVSGIQAGLKWPNDVLVDGCKLCGILAEVATPHQAIVLGLGLNATFTQHELPDPNATSLAILGWANPDRNELARAVLRELSGRVEHWRTARGVDERLLQDYRERSVTLGSRVRAELPGERELVGVAVGLGNDGQLRIESADGTVTAVTAGDITHLRPLGEK, from the coding sequence GTGACTTCAGACAGACTCACTCTCACTGACAGCCCCGGCGCACACTGGCGACGGATCGACGTCGTCGAGGAAACCGGATCTACCAACGCCGATCTGGTGGCACGGGCTGCGGCGGGCGAGGACATCGACGGTGTTGTGCTGCTGGCCGAGCATCAGAGCGCCGGGCGTGGGCGCCATGGCCGCAGCTGGGGCGCCCCCGCCCACACGCAGCTGTCGATGTCGGTGGGCATCGGGGTGGGCGACGTGCCGCCGGATCGGTGGGGGCTGGTGCCGCTGTTGGCCGGAGTGGCGATTGTCGACGCGGTCGCAGAGGTCAGCGGAATCCAGGCAGGGCTCAAATGGCCCAACGATGTACTGGTAGACGGCTGCAAGTTGTGCGGCATCCTGGCCGAGGTAGCGACCCCACACCAGGCCATCGTGCTCGGGCTTGGGCTCAACGCCACCTTCACTCAACACGAGCTGCCCGACCCCAACGCGACGTCCTTGGCGATCCTGGGCTGGGCCAACCCCGACCGCAACGAGTTGGCGCGGGCGGTGCTGCGTGAGCTCAGCGGCCGCGTCGAACATTGGCGGACCGCCCGCGGGGTGGACGAGCGACTGCTGCAGGACTACCGGGAGCGCAGTGTCACCTTGGGCTCGCGGGTGCGCGCGGAACTACCGGGCGAGCGTGAGCTCGTCGGTGTCGCGGTCGGACTGGGCAATGATGGACAGTTGCGCATCGAGAGTGCGGACGGCACCGTCACCGCCGTCACGGCGGGCGATATTACGCATCTGCGTCCGCTGGGCGAGAAGTAA
- the purE gene encoding 5-(carboxyamino)imidazole ribonucleotide mutase, whose product MSARVGLIMGSDSDWSVMSDAANALAEFEIPFEVGVVSAHRTPGRMLEYAQSAAGRGIEVIIAGAGGAAHLPGMVASATPLPVIGVPVPLARLDGLDSLLSIVQMPAGVPVATVSIGGARNAGLLAARILGVSDTALRDKVVAFQASMEATVLEKDEALRRRLLED is encoded by the coding sequence GTGAGCGCACGGGTCGGCCTGATCATGGGCAGCGACAGTGACTGGTCGGTGATGTCGGATGCCGCGAACGCCTTGGCGGAGTTCGAGATTCCGTTCGAGGTCGGCGTGGTCTCGGCGCACCGTACGCCGGGGCGCATGCTGGAGTACGCACAGTCGGCGGCCGGGCGGGGGATCGAGGTCATCATCGCCGGTGCCGGCGGGGCGGCACATCTGCCGGGCATGGTGGCCTCGGCCACACCGTTGCCGGTGATCGGCGTTCCGGTGCCGTTGGCCCGGCTCGACGGCCTGGACTCGCTGCTGTCGATCGTGCAGATGCCCGCCGGTGTGCCGGTCGCGACGGTGTCGATCGGCGGCGCCCGCAACGCCGGACTGCTCGCCGCGCGCATCCTTGGGGTCTCCGATACCGCGCTGCGCGACAAGGTCGTTGCTTTCCAGGCGAGCATGGAAGCCACCGTTTTGGAGAAAGACGAGGCCCTGCGGCGCAGACTGTTGGAGGACTAG
- a CDS encoding quinone oxidoreductase family protein produces the protein MAYAVRIHEIGGPEVLRGENIQIGAPDHGEVRIRHHAVGLNFADTYFRTGVYPVALPAGMGVEASGVIEAVGPGVMEFAVGDRVTYTGSPLGAYSSERVMPAEHLIALPDGISCDAAAAITMRGLTTAYLLRRIHPLRAGDTVLLHAAAGGVGSLLLQWANLLGVNVIGTVSSEEKAEIARANGCAHVLIYPRDDVPGRVRELTDGAGVAVVYDGIGRTTYQSSLDSLARRGLLVCFGTASGPVPPIDAMQLAAKGSLFVTRPALADYIADPAERAELAGELFGHVAAGRIRVDIGRRYQLQDAVAAHRDLESGATVGQSIFSL, from the coding sequence ATGGCCTACGCAGTACGGATCCACGAGATCGGCGGACCCGAGGTTCTTCGTGGCGAGAACATCCAGATTGGTGCGCCCGATCACGGCGAGGTGAGGATTCGCCATCACGCCGTGGGGCTGAATTTCGCGGACACGTATTTCCGTACGGGTGTGTACCCGGTCGCGCTGCCCGCGGGCATGGGGGTGGAGGCCTCGGGGGTCATCGAAGCCGTCGGGCCCGGGGTGATGGAGTTCGCGGTGGGCGATCGTGTCACGTACACGGGAAGCCCGCTGGGTGCCTACAGCAGCGAACGCGTCATGCCGGCCGAGCATCTGATCGCTCTGCCCGACGGCATCTCGTGTGATGCCGCCGCGGCCATCACCATGCGGGGGCTGACCACCGCATACCTACTGCGTCGCATCCATCCGCTGCGTGCCGGGGACACGGTGCTGCTGCACGCGGCGGCGGGCGGTGTCGGATCACTTCTTCTGCAATGGGCGAATCTGCTGGGCGTCAACGTCATTGGCACGGTGTCCAGTGAAGAAAAGGCAGAGATCGCGCGGGCCAACGGCTGTGCCCATGTGTTGATCTACCCACGCGACGATGTGCCCGGGCGGGTACGGGAACTCACGGATGGGGCCGGTGTCGCCGTCGTCTACGACGGTATTGGCCGGACCACCTATCAATCGTCGCTCGATTCATTGGCGCGCCGGGGTCTGCTGGTGTGCTTCGGTACCGCGTCGGGGCCGGTGCCACCCATCGACGCGATGCAGTTGGCGGCCAAGGGATCACTGTTCGTGACCAGGCCCGCGCTGGCCGACTACATTGCCGACCCCGCCGAGCGCGCGGAACTGGCGGGCGAGCTGTTCGGGCATGTTGCCGCGGGCCGGATTCGCGTTGACATCGGGCGGCGCTACCAACTTCAGGATGCGGTGGCGGCTCATCGCGATCTTGAATCGGGCGCGACCGTCGGTCAATCCATCTTCTCGCTATGA
- a CDS encoding TauD/TfdA dioxygenase family protein produces the protein MNSVAPLSGIRVQPLTCTIGAELFDVDLAEASRSDVLFDEIRRLLLEHKVLFLRDQNITRAEHVALAQRFGPLEDHPVAGSDPDHPGLVRIYKEIDSVPEHYENSYHCDATWRESPPMGCVLRCVETPAVGGDTIWVNMAEAYRRLPVAVREHIRDLRARHSIEASFGAALSMRQRHELHERYPDAEHPVVRTHPETGEEILFVNSFTTHLVNYHRPENVRFGIDYAPGAAELLQYLIRQAGVPEFQVRWRWTPNSVAIWDNRSTQHYAVQDYWPAVRKMERAGICGDRPF, from the coding sequence ATGAATAGTGTTGCCCCGCTGAGCGGGATCCGGGTACAGCCATTGACGTGCACTATCGGCGCGGAACTGTTCGATGTCGATCTGGCCGAGGCTTCGCGCAGTGACGTGCTATTCGATGAGATCCGGCGGCTACTGCTGGAACACAAGGTGCTGTTTCTGCGTGATCAGAACATCACCCGGGCCGAACACGTGGCGCTGGCGCAGCGATTCGGGCCGCTGGAGGACCACCCCGTCGCGGGGAGCGATCCCGATCACCCGGGATTGGTGCGGATCTACAAGGAGATCGACAGTGTTCCAGAGCATTACGAGAACTCCTATCACTGCGACGCGACTTGGCGGGAAAGCCCGCCGATGGGATGCGTATTGCGCTGCGTCGAAACGCCAGCTGTGGGCGGCGACACCATCTGGGTGAACATGGCGGAGGCGTACCGACGGCTGCCCGTGGCCGTGCGTGAGCACATCCGTGACCTGCGCGCCCGTCATTCGATCGAGGCCAGCTTCGGCGCTGCCCTTTCGATGCGCCAGCGTCACGAACTGCATGAGCGATACCCGGACGCCGAGCATCCGGTAGTGCGTACTCATCCGGAAACCGGCGAAGAGATCTTGTTTGTGAACTCGTTCACCACGCACCTGGTGAACTACCACCGCCCGGAGAACGTGCGCTTCGGCATCGACTATGCGCCCGGCGCAGCGGAGCTGTTGCAGTACCTGATTCGTCAGGCCGGGGTCCCGGAATTCCAGGTGCGGTGGCGTTGGACACCCAACAGCGTCGCGATCTGGGACAACCGGTCGACGCAACACTATGCGGTTCAGGACTATTGGCCCGCCGTGCGCAAGATGGAACGAGCAGGTATTTGCGGAGACCGACCGTTCTGA
- a CDS encoding PH domain-containing protein — translation MGYPENVLADDEQVVLHRHPHWKRLIGPALVLILATGVAAFVAAVVDNTDWQSTAKNVVMIAIGVVWLVLVGWLSVWPFLNWLTTHFVITDRRVMFRHGLLSRSGIDIPLARINSVEFRHGLVDRILRTGTLIIESASQDPLEFHEIPRVEYVHSLLYHEVFDTLGSEEGDSRSTGRGRERPPAT, via the coding sequence GTGGGGTATCCGGAGAATGTGCTGGCCGATGACGAACAGGTGGTGTTGCATCGCCATCCGCACTGGAAACGGCTGATCGGTCCGGCGCTGGTGCTGATTCTGGCCACCGGCGTCGCAGCCTTTGTGGCCGCGGTGGTCGACAACACGGACTGGCAGTCCACGGCGAAGAACGTGGTGATGATCGCCATCGGCGTGGTCTGGCTGGTACTGGTGGGCTGGCTCAGTGTGTGGCCGTTCCTGAACTGGCTGACCACACACTTCGTCATCACCGACCGGCGCGTGATGTTCCGTCACGGGTTGCTGAGCCGCTCGGGAATCGACATCCCGCTGGCGCGGATCAACAGTGTCGAATTCCGCCATGGCCTGGTGGACCGGATTCTGCGCACCGGCACGCTGATCATCGAGTCCGCATCACAGGACCCGCTGGAATTCCATGAGATACCGCGAGTGGAATACGTCCACTCACTGCTGTATCACGAAGTTTTCGACACCCTTGGTTCCGAGGAGGGCGACAGCCGCTCCACCGGTCGGGGCCGGGAACGGCCCCCCGCCACGTGA
- a CDS encoding alpha/beta hydrolase, with translation MSEGIIVRDIAYRESADAIDPSGNLLDLYLPGGADGPVPLVIWTMGSGFTAPSGRDAGEMFAAQLLPHGYAVAAVAVRGSYQAQFPAQKHDTLDAVAFLRRNAAQYSLDPKRFAYIGHSSGGWSAAVAGTEGHGESAVGAVVVLSAPSDIAAMDRQALPDAAQRIAAGKVEPDVVDVLPAFDGRHEAADSPEGMFLGGPVSSRRDQAVAASPALHVSAEGPPFLIAHGTEDEYVPFAQGATLYRALADAGRDVTFVVLAGGNHVASLPPWPSQILEKATQTRSVEGGVTASSAVSGDGWSQILNFLDTHLSG, from the coding sequence GTGTCGGAAGGCATCATCGTCCGGGATATCGCGTACCGCGAATCCGCCGATGCCATCGATCCCTCCGGGAACCTGCTTGATCTCTATCTTCCCGGCGGTGCCGATGGCCCAGTGCCGCTGGTGATATGGACGATGGGAAGTGGATTTACCGCACCGTCGGGCCGAGATGCCGGCGAAATGTTCGCCGCGCAACTCTTGCCGCACGGGTACGCGGTCGCCGCGGTGGCTGTGCGCGGAAGCTATCAAGCGCAATTCCCGGCCCAAAAGCATGACACTCTGGACGCGGTGGCGTTCCTGCGGCGCAATGCTGCGCAGTATTCGTTGGATCCCAAGCGTTTTGCCTATATTGGCCATTCCTCTGGCGGCTGGAGTGCGGCCGTAGCGGGTACCGAAGGTCATGGGGAATCGGCGGTGGGCGCGGTGGTCGTGCTGTCGGCCCCCAGTGATATCGCGGCCATGGACCGGCAGGCGCTGCCGGACGCGGCACAGAGAATAGCCGCGGGCAAGGTCGAGCCTGATGTCGTCGACGTGTTACCGGCGTTCGATGGGAGACATGAGGCCGCCGATTCTCCCGAAGGAATGTTCCTCGGAGGTCCGGTGAGTTCTCGTCGTGATCAGGCAGTGGCCGCCAGTCCCGCGCTGCATGTCAGCGCCGAGGGGCCGCCATTTCTTATTGCGCATGGCACTGAGGACGAGTACGTGCCCTTTGCGCAGGGCGCCACCCTCTACCGTGCACTGGCTGACGCCGGCCGGGACGTAACCTTCGTGGTGTTGGCCGGCGGGAATCACGTTGCGTCACTTCCCCCTTGGCCGTCCCAGATTCTCGAGAAGGCGACTCAGACGCGGAGCGTCGAAGGTGGCGTCACGGCGAGCAGCGCAGTTTCGGGAGACGGGTGGTCGCAGATACTGAATTTCCTGGACACGCATCTGTCTGGGTGA
- a CDS encoding GtrA family protein, protein MSFADATIARLPRFIRPVAERHHELIKFGIVGATTFIIDSGIFYALKLTVLESKPLTAKIISGIIAVIASYILNREWSFRDRGGRERHHEALLFFAFSGMGVIIAMIPLWVSSYIFELRVPNVSLTVENIADFISAYIIGNLLQMAFRFWAFRRWVFPDEFARHPDQPVALVTTEPVDEEDPENVTPLHPHPGLPNSATVHHGTEVGRGLYGSAHHVAGGRSRPRPVERLSPSSEPRVSKTS, encoded by the coding sequence GTGTCTTTCGCCGATGCCACCATCGCCCGGCTACCCCGGTTCATCCGGCCTGTCGCCGAGCGGCACCACGAGCTGATCAAGTTCGGCATTGTCGGCGCCACCACCTTCATCATCGACTCGGGCATCTTCTACGCGCTCAAGCTGACGGTCCTGGAATCCAAGCCCCTCACCGCCAAGATCATCTCCGGCATCATCGCGGTCATCGCCTCCTACATCCTTAATAGGGAATGGAGCTTCCGCGACCGCGGCGGCCGGGAACGGCATCACGAGGCGCTGCTGTTCTTCGCGTTCAGCGGCATGGGCGTGATCATCGCCATGATTCCGCTCTGGGTATCGAGTTACATCTTCGAGCTGCGCGTTCCGAACGTGAGCCTGACGGTCGAGAACATCGCCGACTTCATCAGCGCGTACATCATCGGCAACCTGCTGCAAATGGCATTCCGGTTCTGGGCCTTCCGGCGCTGGGTGTTCCCCGACGAGTTCGCGCGCCATCCGGACCAGCCCGTGGCGCTGGTGACCACCGAACCCGTCGACGAGGAAGACCCCGAGAACGTCACACCGTTGCACCCGCACCCGGGGCTGCCCAACAGTGCCACCGTTCATCACGGCACCGAAGTGGGCCGCGGCCTCTACGGTTCAGCGCATCACGTGGCGGGGGGCCGTTCCCGGCCCCGACCGGTGGAGCGGCTGTCGCCCTCCTCGGAACCAAGGGTGTCGAAAACTTCGTGA
- a CDS encoding non-oxidative hydroxyarylic acid decarboxylases subunit D, translating to MSDNSICPRCAFGTVAKIFASPVPGIWDVLQCQRCLYCWRTSEPARRTQRDAYPNSFKMTAEDIANAPEVPSVPPLRRVQAR from the coding sequence TTGTCCGACAACAGTATTTGTCCACGTTGTGCATTCGGGACCGTTGCGAAGATCTTCGCGTCGCCGGTTCCGGGGATCTGGGATGTGTTGCAGTGTCAGCGGTGCCTGTACTGCTGGCGCACCAGCGAGCCTGCCCGGCGGACCCAGCGCGACGCGTATCCCAACAGCTTCAAGATGACTGCCGAGGACATTGCCAACGCCCCGGAGGTTCCATCGGTCCCACCGTTGCGCCGCGTCCAGGCTCGGTAA
- a CDS encoding 5-(carboxyamino)imidazole ribonucleotide synthase gives MSATPVVTMIGGGQLARMTHQASIALGQTLRVLAHAADEPAAQVTPDVVFGSHTDLDDLRRAAKDATVVTFDHEHVPTAFLETLQGEGVNVQPPPSALIYAQDKTFMRRKLRDIGAPVPGFADIRNVSDVERFAAETGGQVVLKAVRGGYDGRGVWITDSLDEARTIAAEQLAAGVDLLAEERVDMRRELSAMVARSPFGQGAAWPVVETVQRDGICAVVIAPAPELPEQLALQAEQLALRIADELGVTGCLAVELFETNDGRLLVNELAMRPHNSGHWSMDGARTGQFEQHLRAVLDYPLGSTAPLAPVTVMANVLGAAQTPAMSLDERMHHLMGRIPEAKVHLYGKGERPGRKLGHVNIQGREDGSLADRQYVAEVRERAERAAHWLSHAVWTDGWEGH, from the coding sequence GTGTCCGCGACCCCAGTGGTCACCATGATCGGTGGCGGCCAGCTGGCCCGGATGACCCATCAGGCGTCGATCGCTCTGGGTCAGACCCTGCGGGTTCTGGCCCACGCCGCCGATGAACCGGCGGCCCAAGTAACCCCCGATGTCGTGTTCGGTTCCCATACCGACCTGGATGATCTGCGCCGGGCGGCCAAGGATGCCACCGTGGTCACCTTCGATCACGAGCATGTTCCCACCGCGTTTCTGGAAACTCTGCAGGGCGAGGGCGTCAACGTGCAGCCGCCGCCGTCGGCCCTCATCTATGCACAGGACAAGACGTTCATGCGCCGCAAACTGCGGGATATCGGCGCACCAGTTCCCGGATTCGCCGATATTCGGAACGTCTCCGATGTCGAGCGATTCGCTGCCGAGACGGGCGGCCAGGTTGTGCTGAAGGCGGTACGCGGCGGGTATGACGGCCGGGGCGTATGGATCACCGACAGCCTGGACGAGGCCCGCACCATCGCCGCCGAGCAGTTGGCGGCGGGTGTCGATCTGCTTGCCGAGGAACGCGTCGACATGCGCCGCGAACTCTCGGCCATGGTGGCCCGCTCGCCCTTTGGGCAGGGTGCCGCCTGGCCCGTGGTGGAAACCGTTCAGCGCGACGGCATTTGCGCCGTGGTGATCGCACCCGCACCGGAGCTACCCGAGCAGCTGGCGTTGCAGGCCGAGCAGCTCGCACTGCGGATCGCCGACGAGCTCGGCGTGACGGGCTGCCTGGCGGTGGAGCTGTTCGAGACCAATGATGGCCGGCTGCTGGTCAACGAATTGGCGATGCGGCCGCACAATTCGGGGCACTGGAGCATGGATGGCGCGCGTACCGGGCAGTTCGAGCAGCACCTGCGCGCGGTCCTCGACTACCCGCTCGGTTCCACCGCGCCGCTGGCCCCCGTCACCGTGATGGCGAACGTATTGGGCGCAGCGCAGACGCCCGCGATGTCGCTCGACGAACGCATGCACCATCTGATGGGCCGCATTCCGGAGGCCAAGGTGCACCTGTATGGCAAGGGCGAGCGTCCCGGCCGCAAGCTTGGGCACGTGAATATCCAAGGCCGCGAGGATGGTTCGCTGGCCGATCGCCAATACGTGGCAGAGGTGCGTGAGCGCGCCGAGCGTGCCGCGCACTGGTTGTCGCACGCGGTATGGACCGATGGATGGGAAGGACACTAG
- a CDS encoding AraC family transcriptional regulator, producing MDIRLVRFAALSGYVDVANASGLDPAHLLREHGLDPAGIAQPDRWVTASAISALLEASAAASGLDDFGLRLAERRRLSNLGPLSLVLREQPSVRDVVAMLRRHESMYNESLRIRVIERDGIATIRLALDGSASDSIQSTDLAMATLVGVLRTFLGHTWRPLRVNLRRPEAAAPATHHRVFGPGVAFTQQLDEIVIYTSDLDRQNESFDPLLRQYSQTVLESQEHPHGTTTVDRVRDLIEVLLPVGRCSVDQVARSLGVDRRTVHRHLAGEGTSFSALLDATRIDLADHLVSNGLHTLTEISEMLAFSSPSNFSRWFRAHRGMSPRTWRNRRAGASAGDS from the coding sequence ATGGACATCCGGCTGGTTAGGTTCGCGGCGTTGAGCGGGTACGTCGACGTCGCCAACGCATCGGGCCTGGATCCGGCCCACTTGCTGCGCGAGCACGGATTGGACCCAGCGGGCATCGCCCAGCCCGACAGATGGGTGACCGCCAGCGCCATCAGTGCGTTGCTGGAAGCATCCGCAGCCGCCAGCGGTCTGGATGACTTCGGCCTCAGGCTGGCCGAACGACGCAGGCTGTCCAACCTCGGTCCGCTCAGCCTGGTGCTGCGAGAGCAGCCCTCGGTGCGCGATGTGGTCGCGATGTTGCGCCGGCACGAATCCATGTACAACGAGTCACTGCGGATCCGGGTCATCGAACGCGACGGAATCGCCACCATCCGCCTGGCCCTCGACGGGAGTGCGTCCGACAGCATCCAGTCGACAGACTTGGCGATGGCGACGCTGGTCGGAGTGCTGCGAACCTTCCTGGGCCACACGTGGCGCCCCCTGCGGGTCAATCTGCGCCGGCCAGAGGCCGCTGCCCCCGCTACGCATCACCGAGTCTTCGGGCCAGGTGTCGCATTCACCCAGCAGCTCGACGAGATCGTCATATATACGTCCGACCTAGACCGCCAGAACGAGAGTTTTGACCCGCTGCTGCGTCAGTACAGCCAGACGGTTCTCGAATCGCAGGAACATCCCCACGGCACGACGACGGTCGACCGTGTCCGAGATCTCATCGAGGTGCTGTTGCCGGTCGGACGCTGCTCTGTCGATCAGGTCGCGCGGAGCCTCGGAGTCGACCGGCGGACCGTTCATCGGCATCTGGCCGGTGAGGGCACGAGCTTCAGTGCTCTGCTCGACGCCACCCGGATCGATTTGGCCGACCACCTCGTCTCGAACGGCCTCCACACGCTGACCGAGATCTCCGAGATGCTGGCCTTTTCCTCACCAAGTAACTTCAGCCGATGGTTCCGCGCGCACCGCGGAATGAGCCCCCGCACCTGGCGCAACCGGCGTGCCGGGGCCAGCGCTGGCGACAGCTGA
- a CDS encoding non-oxidative hydroxyarylic acid decarboxylases subunit C: MAYDDLRSFLQTLDSEGQLVHIADEVMPEPDVAAAANAAPRLGDNAPALYFDNVKGFTRARIAMNVHGSWANHALALGLPKETGVKAQVDEFIRRWDQFPVKPELRADPPWAQNTQIGDDVNIFEVLPLIRLNDGDGGFYIDKAAVISKDPEDPEDSGKQNVGIYRIEVKGHRKLALQPVPMHDIAQHLRKAEEAGEDLPIAITLGNDPVISIVASTPMEYDQNEYELAGALRGAPAPISMSPLYGLPVPWGSEVVIEGVIEGRKREIEGPFGEFTGHYSGGRNMTVIRIDRISYRDDPIFEHLYLGMPWTEIDYLMAANTCVPLYKQLKRDFPEVRAVNATYTHGLVVIVSTKIRYGGFAKSVGLRVLTTPHGLGYAATVIVVDEDVDPFNLPQVMWALSTKMNPSGDLVQIPNLPVLELAPQASPAGIVDKLIIDATTPVAPDRRGNYGNQVRDLPEMNEWLVKLTQLTANNR, encoded by the coding sequence ATGGCGTACGACGATTTACGCAGCTTTCTCCAAACCCTCGATAGTGAGGGGCAATTGGTGCATATCGCCGACGAGGTGATGCCCGAACCCGATGTCGCGGCCGCGGCTAACGCCGCGCCACGACTCGGTGACAACGCTCCGGCCTTGTATTTCGACAATGTCAAGGGTTTCACCCGTGCCCGGATCGCGATGAACGTGCACGGATCCTGGGCCAACCACGCATTGGCGCTCGGACTGCCCAAGGAGACAGGCGTCAAGGCGCAGGTTGACGAGTTCATCCGGCGCTGGGATCAATTTCCGGTCAAACCTGAGCTGCGGGCCGATCCGCCGTGGGCGCAGAACACGCAAATCGGCGACGACGTCAACATTTTCGAGGTACTGCCCCTGATCCGGCTCAATGATGGCGACGGAGGCTTCTACATCGACAAGGCTGCTGTCATATCCAAAGATCCGGAGGACCCCGAAGATTCCGGAAAACAAAACGTCGGCATCTATCGCATCGAGGTAAAGGGGCACAGAAAGCTTGCGCTGCAGCCTGTCCCGATGCATGACATCGCGCAGCATCTACGCAAAGCCGAAGAGGCTGGTGAGGATCTGCCGATAGCGATCACGCTCGGCAACGATCCGGTGATTTCGATCGTGGCCTCCACTCCTATGGAGTACGACCAGAATGAGTACGAGCTTGCCGGCGCGTTGCGCGGTGCGCCCGCGCCAATTTCGATGTCTCCGTTGTACGGGCTGCCGGTACCTTGGGGTTCCGAGGTTGTGATCGAGGGTGTCATCGAAGGCCGTAAACGGGAGATCGAGGGGCCTTTCGGCGAGTTCACCGGTCACTACTCCGGCGGGCGAAACATGACAGTGATTCGGATCGATCGCATCTCCTATCGCGACGATCCCATTTTCGAACATCTCTATCTGGGGATGCCGTGGACCGAGATCGACTACTTGATGGCTGCCAATACCTGTGTCCCGCTGTACAAACAGCTCAAGAGAGACTTCCCCGAGGTGCGCGCGGTCAATGCCACATATACGCATGGTCTGGTAGTGATCGTGTCCACCAAGATCCGTTACGGGGGCTTCGCCAAGAGCGTCGGCCTGCGGGTACTGACCACACCACACGGCCTCGGGTACGCGGCGACGGTGATCGTCGTCGATGAGGACGTGGACCCGTTCAATCTCCCGCAGGTGATGTGGGCGCTGTCAACCAAGATGAACCCTTCGGGCGATCTGGTACAAATCCCTAATCTGCCCGTGCTGGAGCTGGCGCCTCAGGCAAGTCCTGCGGGAATTGTCGACAAGCTCATCATCGACGCCACCACTCCTGTGGCGCCGGATCGCCGTGGCAACTATGGAAACCAAGTACGCGACTTGCCGGAGATGAACGAGTGGCTGGTCAAGCTCACCCAACTGACTGCAAACAATAGATAG
- a CDS encoding non-oxidative hydroxyarylic acid decarboxylases subunit B, which yields MRLIVGITGATGAVLGIRLLENLSKLEVETHLVLSRWARTTIELECGMSAAELGRLAQTVHHPEDQAATISSGSFRTDGMIIAPCSMKTLAGIRVGYAEGLVGRAADVTLKERRRLVLVPRETPLSEIHLENMLALSRMGVQIVPPMPAFYNHPRTVDDVVDHIVARILDQFDLPAPDAKRWEGIRAAHTCSVAS from the coding sequence ATGCGACTCATTGTCGGAATCACCGGCGCCACCGGCGCCGTGCTTGGCATCCGGCTGCTGGAGAACCTCTCGAAGCTCGAGGTGGAGACACATCTCGTTCTCAGCCGGTGGGCCCGCACGACAATCGAACTGGAATGCGGCATGTCGGCCGCAGAACTTGGCCGGTTGGCGCAGACCGTGCACCATCCCGAAGATCAGGCCGCGACCATATCGTCGGGGTCGTTTCGCACCGACGGCATGATCATCGCACCGTGTTCGATGAAGACATTGGCCGGGATTCGGGTGGGGTACGCCGAGGGACTGGTGGGCCGAGCTGCGGACGTCACCCTGAAGGAGCGGCGCAGACTCGTCCTGGTGCCACGCGAAACTCCGCTTAGCGAAATCCATTTGGAGAACATGCTGGCACTGTCGCGGATGGGTGTGCAGATTGTGCCTCCGATGCCTGCCTTCTACAACCATCCGCGGACTGTCGACGACGTCGTCGACCACATTGTGGCCCGCATCCTTGACCAGTTTGATCTTCCGGCCCCTGATGCCAAACGCTGGGAAGGCATCCGGGCTGCCCACACGTGTTCTGTCGCTTCCTGA